A genomic segment from Pediococcus acidilactici encodes:
- the asp3 gene encoding accessory Sec system protein Asp3: protein MTSNCFVIRWPIHMNNTYSFGSVINYQNGKIYFNNERMSPGQRIYSWMSKYALNVDGSPEFSQLPLLRRKGKYQVNTKAKVIPDESVQVQLDFFDIKGEIIDGPLTIDLDGEFEVPEEMDHYRISLVNLNNKSLEFEELTIKPADSDFKVATINDNINTVCVWNQQDSFFEKVEVYLRSRLVYSESYLGKKNVLRIFIEFDSRANWQDQQLREKISEIFKSFGEIVKNNKMKFDALSPDTILLSSQEERLTAVEKYTTIELAKILHFYRR from the coding sequence ATGACGAGTAATTGTTTTGTAATTAGATGGCCAATCCATATGAACAACACGTATAGCTTTGGTTCGGTGATTAATTATCAAAATGGAAAGATATATTTCAATAATGAACGAATGAGTCCAGGGCAACGAATTTATAGTTGGATGTCCAAATATGCTCTTAATGTAGACGGTAGTCCTGAATTTTCCCAGTTACCGCTCTTAAGAAGAAAGGGTAAATACCAGGTTAATACTAAAGCAAAAGTAATTCCCGATGAATCCGTGCAAGTTCAGCTAGATTTTTTTGATATTAAGGGCGAAATTATTGACGGTCCCCTTACAATCGACCTAGATGGCGAATTCGAAGTACCTGAAGAGATGGATCATTACCGTATTAGTTTGGTTAATTTGAATAATAAATCCTTAGAATTCGAAGAATTGACGATTAAACCCGCTGATAGTGATTTTAAAGTTGCGACAATCAACGACAATATAAACACTGTTTGTGTGTGGAATCAACAGGACTCGTTCTTTGAAAAAGTTGAAGTTTACCTACGTAGCCGATTGGTATATTCAGAATCTTATTTAGGGAAAAAGAACGTTTTACGGATTTTTATTGAATTTGACAGTCGAGCCAATTGGCAAGACCAGCAACTTCGGGAAAAAATTTCTGAGATATTTAAGTCGTTTGGAGAGATAGTAAAGAATAATAAAATGAAGTTTGATGCTTTGTCGCCAGACACTATTTTGCTTTCTTCGCAAGAAGAACGGTTAACGGCGGTAGAAAAATATACAACCATTGAGCTGGCAAAAATATTGCATTTTTATCGGCGTTAA
- the asp2 gene encoding accessory Sec system protein Asp2, whose product MITKGRIIHLGPEIKGLAELISEKFEIYDVPFEDRNQPIGKGKNKLLIKEEFNLAFRHDLFLITQTEYLQAEQSSFLKQLPANNIIIDDRTELSAEAIQALHLKNAQFISFQNVEELAKQLNEVFYNGSLGYKFDFDNIQFDPNFKGTIKQLGHNYLEIIDNDVEDYQRVASWGSILGVAKNTIWEIRTEFKRNTPTTNVRLRVSLISAINSQIYYSTEVDNDSLKDLISLDVDHNGAYILVELLVKGKNIDLTMEAITVNQSRSGRGTLLIGEDVEIDDEAMGEPLYHYFDPGDFKPPLMVYFSGFRFNPGVEGMFMMRNLKAPTLLIQESRILGGSFYVGGEKLESQIINLIQSTLKKLGFKSNEVILSGLSMGTYAALYYSSFINPDWVIVGKPLTSLGEIAANERINRPNNFPTSLDVVLRLTGGIADENIKQANDLFWNSFTKHDHSKTNFVIVYMKEDDYDGMAFDKLDSFLRKHSPTSRVIHKGFTGRHNDQTNALVVWFLNQYRNVLITNYGRDFSPQEADEDDE is encoded by the coding sequence ATGATAACCAAAGGTAGAATTATACATCTGGGACCCGAAATTAAAGGATTAGCAGAACTAATTAGTGAAAAATTTGAAATATATGACGTTCCGTTTGAGGACCGAAATCAACCAATTGGAAAAGGAAAAAACAAACTCCTAATTAAAGAAGAGTTTAACTTAGCTTTCCGTCACGATTTATTTTTAATTACTCAAACAGAGTATTTACAAGCGGAGCAAAGTTCTTTTTTGAAACAATTACCAGCTAATAACATCATAATTGATGACCGAACAGAGCTTTCCGCGGAAGCTATCCAGGCGCTTCATTTAAAGAACGCTCAATTTATTAGTTTTCAAAACGTAGAAGAGTTAGCAAAGCAACTCAACGAAGTGTTTTATAATGGTTCGCTCGGTTATAAATTTGACTTTGATAATATCCAGTTTGACCCGAATTTTAAAGGAACCATAAAACAATTGGGACATAATTATCTAGAAATTATAGATAATGATGTTGAGGACTATCAAAGGGTAGCTAGTTGGGGAAGTATCCTTGGGGTTGCTAAAAATACCATTTGGGAAATTCGTACGGAATTTAAGCGAAATACCCCAACTACTAACGTTCGTTTGCGGGTTTCGTTGATTAGTGCGATTAATAGTCAAATTTATTACAGTACAGAAGTGGATAATGATAGTTTGAAAGATTTAATCTCTTTAGATGTTGATCATAATGGGGCTTACATTCTCGTTGAGCTATTAGTAAAGGGAAAAAATATTGATCTGACGATGGAAGCTATCACTGTAAATCAAAGCCGTAGTGGACGAGGTACTTTACTAATTGGAGAAGATGTCGAAATTGACGACGAAGCGATGGGAGAACCTTTATACCATTACTTTGACCCAGGTGATTTTAAACCGCCTTTGATGGTTTACTTTTCTGGATTTCGTTTTAATCCAGGGGTTGAAGGAATGTTTATGATGCGTAATTTAAAGGCCCCTACCCTTTTAATTCAAGAGTCTCGAATTTTAGGAGGATCGTTTTACGTTGGGGGCGAAAAATTAGAAAGTCAAATTATTAATCTTATCCAGTCAACTTTGAAAAAACTAGGTTTCAAATCGAATGAGGTAATTTTATCTGGCCTTTCAATGGGGACTTATGCCGCGTTATATTATTCATCTTTTATCAATCCCGACTGGGTGATTGTTGGTAAACCATTGACAAGCTTAGGTGAAATTGCTGCTAATGAACGGATCAACCGTCCGAATAATTTTCCAACCTCATTAGACGTGGTGCTACGCTTAACCGGTGGTATTGCTGATGAAAATATTAAGCAGGCTAACGATCTTTTCTGGAATTCGTTTACTAAACATGATCACTCAAAGACTAATTTTGTAATTGTTTATATGAAAGAAGACGACTACGATGGGATGGCCTTTGATAAGTTGGATAGTTTTCTGCGCAAGCACTCACCAACGTCTCGGGTTATTCATAAAGGTTTTACGGGACGGCATAATGATCAGACTAATGCCTTAGTTGTTTGGTTTTTAAACCAATATCGGAATGTTTTAATAACTAACTATGGCCGTGACTTTAGCCCGCAGGAGGCTGATGAAGATGACGAGTAA
- the asp1 gene encoding accessory Sec system glycosyltransferase Asp1 — MFYIAPAWTNEIKELNHDPLKNLVSLLDDGGKPVKLMVLNFIPNLRYILHVNGLTNLPFWNLWDAILGIERIDGMPLGPESFEWPDDIRMVRGLHSMVGYRGNELAAETVKNPQGFIQTVKFLGSENNRFDIFDDRGFKVSTKYMIDDRVIKQEWFNEVGQRILRYEPDNEAPVKILSNFSNFKHSEYASLDDLFLEFVNKKFADEFDEKKDNLIASSSERIRSLMVKIQKQMPVAYLLDHQGKVSSEDIQKLVPQIEGSTNFVIPNYALFEQIQLKVSEPNQSHLDLGYPYGADMRLGNSNEERQLIIYWNIGDANDDQNVVETSNELMDYYLEHENMGLIVSTLKDSDADIVCSEVLKRIFAHYDFLDENEDRGNLNEILFNTNNEKEMQELLFKIWGRMRKEWELKHPVKDGKITVEKGEEPESEKIDWDSFKLVVSSILIRKNPRDYQIFDDLARTRIMVDMGDPYDTRMQFNAISTGIPQINMVESPFVINRENGWIVTKEQSLSQGLDFYLKKLGNWNVALVNTAKYMEQLEFRRQSDWWERRMRYDNQR; from the coding sequence ATGTTTTATATTGCCCCAGCATGGACAAATGAAATTAAAGAATTAAATCACGACCCGTTAAAAAATTTAGTTAGTTTATTAGACGACGGGGGCAAACCCGTCAAGCTGATGGTGCTAAATTTCATACCTAATTTAAGGTATATTTTACATGTGAACGGATTGACCAACCTGCCTTTTTGGAATCTCTGGGATGCTATTTTGGGTATTGAACGAATTGATGGGATGCCGCTTGGTCCAGAAAGTTTTGAATGGCCCGATGATATCCGGATGGTTCGGGGACTACACTCGATGGTAGGTTACCGGGGTAACGAGTTAGCCGCAGAAACCGTTAAGAATCCGCAAGGGTTTATTCAGACGGTTAAATTTTTGGGGTCAGAGAACAACCGTTTTGACATTTTTGACGACCGTGGATTCAAGGTCTCGACTAAGTATATGATCGATGACCGAGTAATAAAACAAGAATGGTTTAATGAAGTTGGCCAGCGAATTCTACGATATGAACCTGATAACGAAGCCCCTGTAAAAATTTTAAGCAATTTTAGTAATTTTAAGCATTCTGAATATGCTAGTTTAGATGATTTATTTTTGGAATTTGTTAATAAAAAGTTTGCGGATGAATTTGATGAAAAAAAAGATAATTTAATTGCTAGTAGCAGTGAAAGAATTCGCTCGTTAATGGTAAAAATTCAAAAACAAATGCCAGTAGCGTATTTACTAGACCATCAAGGAAAGGTAAGTTCAGAAGACATTCAAAAATTAGTTCCTCAGATTGAAGGATCCACGAATTTCGTGATTCCTAACTACGCACTTTTTGAGCAAATTCAGCTTAAAGTTAGCGAACCAAATCAGTCCCATTTGGATTTAGGGTATCCCTATGGTGCAGATATGCGCTTAGGAAATAGCAATGAGGAGCGGCAACTGATTATTTATTGGAACATTGGCGATGCGAATGATGACCAAAATGTGGTTGAAACGAGTAACGAGCTGATGGATTACTATTTAGAACATGAAAATATGGGCTTAATAGTTTCGACCTTAAAAGATAGTGACGCAGATATAGTATGTTCGGAAGTTTTAAAAAGAATATTTGCCCACTATGATTTCCTTGATGAAAATGAGGATCGAGGGAACTTAAACGAAATCCTATTTAATACGAATAACGAAAAAGAAATGCAAGAATTATTATTCAAAATTTGGGGTCGGATGCGAAAAGAATGGGAACTCAAGCATCCAGTTAAAGATGGAAAAATTACCGTAGAAAAGGGCGAGGAACCTGAAAGTGAAAAGATTGACTGGGATAGCTTTAAATTAGTGGTTTCTAGCATTCTTATTAGAAAAAATCCAAGAGATTACCAAATTTTTGATGATTTAGCACGGACAAGGATTATGGTTGATATGGGTGATCCGTACGACACACGTATGCAATTTAACGCTATCAGTACTGGAATCCCCCAAATTAATATGGTAGAAAGCCCATTTGTAATTAATCGAGAAAATGGCTGGATTGTTACAAAAGAACAAAGCTTATCCCAAGGGCTGGACTTTTATTTGAAAAAATTGGGGAATTGGAACGTTGCTTTAGTAAATACGGCTAAATACATGGAGCAACTAGAATTTAGACGCCAATCCGATTGGTGGGAGAGAAGGATGCGTTATGATAACCAAAGGTAG
- a CDS encoding preprotein translocase subunit SecY, whose amino-acid sequence MRKRSERNELIASIVFTLFMIVLMELGRQIALPAIDPELSKESLNASPLLRNISMLTGGQYRFPSLFSIGLGPYMTSMILFQAIQMVNSSMMEKISEQKKGYIQRWITLGIAILQTMQFIFASRSQISPSEFKIMGFDFNVVVSFVVLLAGAMVVAWMSDMTAKYGIGGAGVLIMPGIITSLPAMVLHGPGLGTYQIKSFSTNLWIALGVSVLVVFVATIFFNKAELRIPLQRPAVQNDFSESYLPIRFLTSGSMPFMFTTTVFMIPSYIASLNPDSNFGKFTQTYVNFNNPIGILIYCCVVVFLGYAFSFMNLQTERQAENLKKSGDYIFGITPGKDTQRYLNSHAIKLSTAANVYFLVIVATPLIIGLYVPGVTNFTFAYASILILVTIMDTTLDQVKTMYLRTQYDLL is encoded by the coding sequence AAAGAAGTGAAAGAAATGAGTTAATTGCTAGTATTGTTTTTACACTATTTATGATTGTATTAATGGAACTGGGGCGGCAGATTGCTCTCCCAGCAATAGACCCCGAATTGAGTAAAGAATCACTTAACGCCTCACCGTTACTGAGAAATATCTCGATGCTGACTGGTGGACAATATAGATTTCCATCATTATTTTCAATCGGTCTAGGTCCGTATATGACCAGCATGATTTTATTCCAAGCCATACAAATGGTTAATAGTAGTATGATGGAAAAAATTAGTGAGCAAAAAAAGGGATATATTCAACGTTGGATTACATTGGGGATCGCAATATTACAAACAATGCAGTTTATCTTTGCGAGCCGGAGTCAAATTAGCCCATCTGAATTTAAAATAATGGGCTTTGATTTTAATGTAGTGGTTTCATTTGTTGTTTTACTTGCTGGTGCGATGGTTGTTGCGTGGATGTCGGATATGACGGCTAAATATGGAATTGGTGGTGCCGGAGTTCTAATTATGCCAGGAATTATTACCAGTTTGCCAGCGATGGTGCTACATGGACCAGGATTAGGCACTTATCAAATCAAATCATTTTCGACTAACCTATGGATTGCCTTAGGCGTATCTGTTCTAGTTGTGTTCGTTGCTACAATATTCTTTAATAAAGCGGAACTTCGGATACCATTACAACGCCCGGCTGTGCAAAACGACTTTTCCGAATCATATTTACCAATTCGTTTTTTGACTTCGGGAAGTATGCCATTTATGTTCACCACTACGGTATTTATGATTCCCAGTTATATTGCTAGTCTCAATCCAGATAGTAATTTTGGTAAATTTACGCAGACGTACGTTAACTTTAATAACCCAATTGGAATTTTAATTTACTGTTGCGTGGTAGTTTTCTTGGGGTATGCATTTAGTTTTATGAACCTCCAAACGGAGCGGCAAGCCGAAAATCTGAAGAAATCAGGGGATTATATTTTTGGGATTACTCCCGGAAAAGATACTCAAAGATATTTAAATTCGCATGCGATTAAACTGAGTACGGCGGCTAACGTATATTTCTTAGTAATAGTTGCCACCCCTTTAATAATTGGACTATATGTACCTGGGGTAACCAATTTTACATTCGCGTACGCTAGTATATTGATTTTAGTCACAATTATGGATACCACTTTAGATCAGGTAAAGACGATGTACTTAAGGACCCAGTACGATCTTTTGTAA